The Streptomyces sp. HUAS CB01 genome has a segment encoding these proteins:
- a CDS encoding amidase, with translation MSTADFSGLAEQARKLKEGQTTSVELVRAALRRIESSQPTLNAFRHVRTESALAEAEDADRRLAAGGTATLLGVPLAVKDDTDVAGLPTHFGCRGERAPAVADGEAVRRLRAAGAVVVGKTNSCELGQWPFTEGPAFGATRNPWSPDHTPGGSSGGSAAAVAAGLVPAALGSDGGGSIRIPAAWTHLVGIKPQRGRVSLHPHTDAFHGLTVNGPLARTVADAALLLDAVQGSHPEDLHRPDAIDASAAARREPGRLRIALAWRPPLTLSGARPHPEVRRAVADLAETLARLGHHVEEARPRYGLMGLGFVSRGTAGVAEFAALHPEPALLDPRTRTALRNGRLLSGPVVRAARAREARQHRRVGALFDRYDVLLTPTTAAPPPRIGTFDGLSAWRTNAAMAAVCPYAWPWNVLGWPGVNVPAGFTSDGLPVGAQLLGPEGTEESLISLAAQLEADRRWYERCPDPLRTWSAPVEQ, from the coding sequence ATGTCCACAGCGGATTTCTCCGGCCTCGCCGAGCAGGCCCGGAAACTGAAGGAAGGTCAGACCACCTCGGTGGAGCTGGTCCGGGCGGCGCTGAGGCGCATCGAGTCCAGTCAGCCCACCCTCAACGCCTTCCGGCACGTCCGCACCGAGTCCGCCCTCGCCGAGGCCGAGGACGCCGACCGGCGCCTCGCGGCGGGCGGGACGGCAACGCTGCTCGGCGTCCCCCTCGCCGTGAAGGACGACACGGACGTGGCCGGGCTGCCCACCCACTTCGGCTGCCGCGGTGAGAGGGCCCCGGCGGTCGCGGACGGCGAGGCGGTACGGCGGCTGCGCGCGGCCGGCGCCGTCGTCGTCGGCAAGACCAACTCCTGTGAGCTCGGGCAGTGGCCGTTCACCGAGGGCCCCGCCTTCGGCGCCACCCGCAACCCGTGGTCCCCGGACCACACGCCCGGCGGTTCCTCCGGCGGCTCCGCGGCCGCCGTCGCCGCGGGACTGGTGCCCGCGGCCCTCGGCTCGGACGGCGGCGGCTCCATCCGCATCCCCGCGGCCTGGACCCATCTCGTCGGCATCAAGCCGCAGCGCGGCCGCGTCTCGCTGCACCCGCATACCGACGCCTTCCACGGACTCACGGTCAACGGGCCGCTGGCCCGGACCGTCGCCGACGCCGCGCTGCTGCTCGACGCCGTCCAGGGCTCCCACCCGGAGGACTTGCACCGGCCCGACGCCATCGACGCCTCGGCCGCCGCCCGCCGCGAGCCCGGCCGGCTGCGCATCGCCCTCGCCTGGCGGCCGCCGCTCACCCTCAGCGGCGCCCGGCCCCACCCCGAGGTGCGACGGGCCGTCGCCGACCTCGCCGAGACACTCGCCCGGCTCGGCCACCACGTCGAGGAGGCCCGGCCCCGCTACGGGCTGATGGGCCTCGGCTTCGTCTCCCGGGGCACCGCGGGCGTGGCCGAGTTCGCGGCCCTCCACCCCGAGCCCGCACTGCTCGACCCGCGCACCCGTACGGCACTGCGCAACGGCAGGCTGCTCAGCGGGCCGGTCGTGCGTGCCGCGCGCGCCCGCGAGGCACGCCAGCACCGCCGTGTCGGCGCGCTGTTCGACAGGTACGACGTGCTGCTGACGCCGACCACCGCCGCACCCCCGCCGCGCATCGGCACCTTCGACGGCCTCAGCGCCTGGCGCACCAACGCGGCCATGGCCGCCGTCTGCCCCTACGCGTGGCCCTGGAACGTCCTCGGCTGGCCGGGTGTCAACGTCCCCGCGGGGTTCACCTCCGACGGACTGCCCGTCGGCGCGCAGCTGCTCGGTCCGGAGGGCACCGAGGAGTCGCTGATCTCGCTGGCCGCCCAGCTGGAGGCCGACCGGCGATGGTACGAGCGCTGCCCCGACCCGCTGAGGACGTGGAGCGCCCCGGTGGAACAATGA
- a CDS encoding NCS1 family nucleobase:cation symporter-1, with product MTATVPPASSPSPSDSGQHIDAQGRVELVPGAIPAGGRFVNNDLLPVPLANRHWTTYNFAALWVGMAHNIPSWLLASGLVALGMDWKQAVFTIALANVIVLFPMLLTGHAGPKYGIPFPVLARASFGLRGANLPALIRAAVACAWFGIQTWIGGQGIFILLGTIFGGWTEAAEIAGQPWTLWLCFLVFWVVELAIIYRGMETLRRFENWAAPFVIVGALVLLVWIAMKAGGFGPLLDQPSKLGWGDDFWPVFFPSLMGMIAFWSTLSLNIPDFTRFGAGQRAQVWGQTLGLPTTMTLFALLSVFVTSGSQAVYGAPIWDPVQLAAKTDNVFGLLFALVTVLIATISVNIAANVVSPAYDLANLAPRFVTFRTGALITGVVGVLIMPWKLTETPELYIFTWLGLVGGLLGTVAGILIADYWIVRRTHLELADLYRPEGRYWYASGWNWRAVLAFGVGGVLAIGGSHSAPGKGPFPEDGLIPFLKPLADYGWAVGLAASLLLYTLLMLPERRRHS from the coding sequence ATGACCGCGACCGTTCCCCCGGCATCCTCCCCGTCCCCTTCCGACTCCGGCCAGCACATCGACGCCCAGGGCCGGGTGGAACTCGTGCCCGGCGCGATCCCCGCCGGAGGCCGCTTCGTCAACAACGACCTGCTTCCCGTACCGCTCGCCAACCGCCACTGGACCACGTACAACTTCGCCGCCCTGTGGGTCGGGATGGCCCACAACATCCCGTCCTGGCTGCTCGCCTCCGGGCTCGTCGCGCTCGGCATGGACTGGAAACAGGCCGTGTTCACCATCGCGCTGGCCAATGTGATCGTGCTGTTCCCGATGCTCCTCACCGGCCACGCCGGTCCCAAGTACGGCATCCCCTTCCCGGTGCTGGCCCGCGCCTCCTTCGGACTGCGCGGCGCCAATCTCCCGGCTCTGATCAGAGCCGCCGTCGCCTGTGCCTGGTTCGGCATCCAGACGTGGATCGGCGGACAGGGCATCTTCATCCTGCTCGGCACCATCTTCGGCGGCTGGACGGAGGCCGCCGAGATCGCCGGCCAGCCCTGGACGCTGTGGCTCTGCTTCCTCGTCTTCTGGGTGGTGGAACTCGCCATCATCTACCGGGGCATGGAGACACTGCGCCGCTTCGAGAACTGGGCGGCCCCGTTCGTGATCGTCGGCGCGCTGGTGCTGCTGGTCTGGATCGCGATGAAGGCCGGCGGCTTCGGCCCGCTGCTCGACCAGCCCTCCAAGCTCGGCTGGGGGGACGACTTCTGGCCGGTGTTCTTCCCCTCCCTCATGGGGATGATCGCCTTCTGGTCCACACTGTCCCTGAACATCCCGGACTTCACCCGCTTCGGCGCCGGCCAGCGCGCCCAGGTCTGGGGCCAGACGCTGGGCCTGCCCACGACCATGACCCTGTTCGCCCTGCTGTCGGTGTTCGTCACCTCCGGCTCCCAGGCCGTCTACGGCGCGCCGATCTGGGACCCGGTGCAGCTCGCCGCCAAGACGGACAACGTCTTCGGCCTGCTGTTCGCCCTGGTGACCGTGCTGATCGCGACGATCTCCGTGAACATCGCGGCGAACGTCGTGTCCCCCGCGTACGACCTGGCGAACCTCGCACCGCGGTTCGTCACCTTCCGCACGGGGGCGCTGATCACGGGTGTCGTCGGTGTCCTGATCATGCCGTGGAAGCTGACCGAGACCCCGGAGCTGTACATCTTCACCTGGCTCGGTCTGGTCGGCGGACTGCTCGGTACGGTCGCCGGCATCCTGATCGCCGACTACTGGATCGTCCGCCGCACCCATCTGGAACTGGCGGACCTCTACCGCCCGGAGGGCCGCTACTGGTACGCGTCCGGCTGGAACTGGCGTGCCGTCCTGGCCTTCGGCGTCGGCGGGGTCCTCGCGATCGGCGGCTCCCACTCCGCCCCGGGGAAGGGTCCGTTCCCCGAGGACGGGCTGATCCCCTTCCTGAAGCCGCTCGCGGACTACGGCTGGGCGGTGGGGCTCGCAGCCTCGCTGCTGCTGTACACGCTGCTGATGCTGCCGGAGCGCCGCAGGCACAGCTGA
- the hydA gene encoding dihydropyrimidinase, producing the protein MSNRTLIRGGLVLTAADETHADVLVEDGRVAALAAHGSTAAESWTADRTIDATGKYVIPGGVDAHTHMELPFGGTFASDTFETGTRAAAWGGTTTIVDFAVQTKGQSLREGLDAWYAKADGKCAIDYGFHMILSDVDESSLKEMDLLVEEGVTSFKLFMAYPGVFYSDDGQILRAMQRGTANGGLIMMHAENGIAIDVLVEQALARGETDPRYHGEVRKVLLEAEATHRAVQLARVAGAPLYVVHVSAEEAVAELAAARDKGLPVFGETCPQYLFLSTDNLAEPDFEGAKYVCSTPLRPKEHQAALWRGLRTDDLQVVSTDHCPFCFSGQKDLGRGDFSKIPNGLPGVENRMDLLHQAVLDGHISRRRWIEIACAAPARMFGLYPKKGTIAPGADADIVVYDPHAEQVLSAETHHMNVDYSAYEGRRITGRVETVLSRGEVVIDGREFTGRAGHGVFTPRSTCQYLN; encoded by the coding sequence ATGAGCAACCGCACACTGATCCGCGGCGGACTCGTCCTCACGGCCGCCGACGAGACCCACGCCGACGTCCTGGTCGAGGACGGCCGCGTCGCCGCCCTCGCCGCCCACGGGTCCACCGCCGCCGAGAGCTGGACCGCCGACCGCACCATCGATGCCACCGGGAAGTACGTCATCCCCGGCGGGGTCGACGCGCACACCCACATGGAACTGCCGTTCGGCGGCACCTTCGCGTCCGACACCTTCGAGACCGGCACCCGCGCCGCCGCCTGGGGCGGCACCACCACCATCGTCGACTTCGCCGTCCAGACCAAGGGCCAGAGCCTGCGCGAAGGACTCGATGCCTGGTACGCCAAGGCCGACGGCAAGTGCGCGATCGACTACGGCTTCCACATGATCCTCTCCGACGTCGACGAGTCGTCGCTGAAGGAGATGGACCTGCTCGTCGAGGAGGGCGTCACCTCCTTCAAGCTGTTCATGGCCTACCCCGGCGTCTTCTACAGCGACGACGGGCAGATCCTGCGCGCCATGCAGCGCGGCACCGCCAACGGCGGGCTGATCATGATGCACGCGGAGAACGGCATCGCGATCGACGTCCTCGTCGAACAGGCCCTGGCGCGCGGCGAGACCGACCCCCGCTACCACGGCGAGGTCCGCAAGGTGCTGCTGGAGGCCGAGGCCACGCACCGGGCCGTCCAGCTCGCCCGGGTCGCCGGCGCCCCGCTGTACGTCGTCCACGTCTCGGCCGAGGAGGCCGTCGCGGAGCTCGCCGCCGCCCGTGACAAGGGACTCCCGGTCTTCGGCGAGACCTGCCCGCAGTACCTGTTCCTGTCCACGGACAACCTCGCCGAACCGGACTTCGAGGGCGCCAAGTACGTCTGCAGCACACCGCTGCGGCCCAAGGAGCACCAGGCCGCACTGTGGCGCGGGCTGCGGACCGACGACCTCCAGGTCGTCTCCACCGACCACTGCCCGTTCTGCTTCTCCGGCCAGAAGGACCTCGGCCGCGGCGACTTCTCCAAGATCCCCAACGGGCTGCCGGGCGTGGAGAACCGGATGGACCTGCTGCACCAGGCGGTCCTCGACGGCCACATCTCGCGCCGCCGCTGGATCGAGATCGCCTGCGCCGCACCCGCCCGGATGTTCGGCCTCTACCCCAAGAAGGGCACCATCGCGCCGGGCGCCGACGCCGACATCGTCGTGTACGACCCGCACGCGGAGCAGGTCCTCTCCGCCGAGACCCACCACATGAACGTCGACTACTCGGCCTACGAGGGCAGGCGGATCACCGGCCGGGTCGAGACCGTGCTCTCACGGGGCGAAGTGGTCATCGACGGACGGGAGTTCACCGGCCGGGCCGGACACGGCGTGTTCACCCCCCGCTCGACCTGCCAGTACCTGAACTAG
- a CDS encoding nitrilase-related carbon-nitrogen hydrolase: protein MTNVVRAALVQATWTGDTESMIAKHEEHAREAARQGAKVIGFQEVFNAPYFCQVQEPEHYRWAEPVPDGPTVLRMRDLARETGMVIVVPVFEVEDSGFYYNTAAVIDADGSYLGKYRKHHIPQVKGFWEKYYFRPGNAGWPVFDTAVGRVGVYICYDRHFPEGWRQLGLGGAQLVYNPSATSRGLSAYLWQLEQPAAAVANEYFIAAINRVGQEEYGDNDFYGTSYFVDPRGQFVGDVASDKEEELIVRDLDFGLIDEVRQQWAFYRDRRPDAYEGLVQP from the coding sequence ATGACCAACGTCGTACGCGCCGCACTCGTCCAGGCCACCTGGACCGGCGACACCGAATCCATGATCGCCAAGCATGAGGAGCACGCCCGCGAGGCGGCCCGGCAGGGTGCCAAGGTCATCGGGTTCCAGGAGGTCTTCAACGCCCCCTACTTCTGCCAGGTGCAGGAGCCGGAGCACTACCGCTGGGCGGAACCCGTGCCCGACGGCCCCACGGTGCTGCGCATGCGGGACCTCGCCAGGGAGACCGGGATGGTGATCGTCGTCCCCGTCTTCGAGGTCGAGGACTCCGGCTTCTACTACAACACCGCCGCGGTGATCGACGCCGACGGCAGCTATCTCGGCAAGTACCGCAAGCACCACATCCCCCAGGTCAAGGGATTCTGGGAGAAGTACTACTTCAGGCCCGGCAACGCGGGCTGGCCGGTCTTCGACACCGCGGTCGGCAGGGTCGGCGTCTACATCTGCTACGACCGCCACTTCCCGGAGGGCTGGCGCCAACTCGGACTCGGCGGAGCCCAGTTGGTCTACAACCCGTCGGCAACCTCCCGGGGCCTGTCCGCGTACCTCTGGCAGCTGGAGCAGCCCGCCGCGGCGGTCGCCAACGAGTACTTCATCGCCGCCATCAACCGGGTCGGCCAGGAGGAGTACGGCGACAACGACTTCTACGGCACCAGCTACTTCGTCGACCCGCGCGGCCAGTTCGTCGGAGACGTCGCCAGCGACAAGGAGGAGGAACTGATCGTCAGGGACCTCGACTTCGGCCTGATCGACGAGGTGCGGCAGCAGTGGGCCTTCTACCGGGACCGCCGGCCCGACGCGTACGAAGGGCTGGTCCAGCCGTGA
- a CDS encoding PPOX class F420-dependent oxidoreductase — protein MDLQQLDRAKYISLTTFRKDGTGVATPVWFAVDGGELYVWTRSDSWKIKRLRRDDRVTVTACDVRGRVEEGAETADGTARLLDGAELGRVRKLLSRKYTWQFWLVDVPAAVVRLGKRPHTGIAVTLRTR, from the coding sequence GTGGATCTCCAGCAGCTCGACCGCGCGAAGTACATCAGCCTCACGACCTTCCGGAAGGACGGGACGGGCGTCGCCACTCCCGTGTGGTTCGCCGTCGACGGCGGTGAACTGTACGTGTGGACCCGCTCCGACTCCTGGAAGATCAAGCGTCTGCGCAGGGACGACCGGGTCACCGTGACGGCGTGCGATGTGCGCGGCAGGGTCGAGGAAGGGGCCGAGACGGCGGACGGTACGGCGCGGCTGCTCGACGGCGCCGAACTCGGGAGGGTCAGGAAGCTGCTGAGCCGCAAGTACACCTGGCAGTTCTGGCTCGTCGACGTCCCCGCGGCGGTCGTACGGCTCGGCAAGCGCCCCCACACCGGCATCGCAGTGACGCTCCGGACACGTTGA
- a CDS encoding TetR/AcrR family transcriptional regulator — MPSQTSASAEPAAPAIPPTRQRIIGAVLRIIGQDGIAAVTNRRIAKEAGVSLGSVTYHFSSQHELLRESLLHFVREETRRFTELADAGEAEGVDLDGAAALAAQVADGTVFDSEHIAPFELYIQAGRDERLREAAAECFGAYDRLAVQILTALGVPEPQRLAAHTVALVTGLQLRRLATGSPAEELTDALLLLVRGALSEDAAH, encoded by the coding sequence ATGCCCAGCCAGACCAGTGCCTCCGCGGAGCCCGCCGCGCCCGCCATACCCCCGACCCGGCAGCGCATCATCGGTGCCGTCCTGCGCATCATCGGCCAGGACGGCATCGCCGCGGTCACCAACCGGCGGATCGCCAAGGAGGCCGGGGTCTCGCTCGGCTCGGTCACCTACCACTTCTCCAGCCAGCACGAGCTGCTGCGCGAGTCGCTGCTGCACTTCGTCCGCGAGGAGACCCGGCGCTTCACCGAACTCGCCGACGCGGGCGAGGCCGAGGGCGTCGACCTCGACGGCGCGGCCGCGCTCGCCGCCCAGGTCGCGGACGGCACGGTCTTCGACAGCGAGCACATCGCGCCCTTCGAGCTCTACATCCAGGCCGGGCGCGACGAACGGCTGCGCGAGGCGGCGGCCGAGTGCTTCGGCGCGTACGACCGTCTCGCCGTCCAGATCCTCACGGCCCTCGGCGTCCCCGAACCCCAGCGCCTCGCCGCCCACACCGTCGCCCTCGTCACCGGCCTCCAGCTCCGCCGCCTGGCCACCGGCTCGCCCGCCGAGGAGCTCACCGACGCCCTGCTCCTGCTCGTCCGGGGCGCGCTGAGCGAGGACGCGGCGCACTGA
- a CDS encoding SDR family NAD(P)-dependent oxidoreductase yields the protein MRINGSTVLLTGVTGGIGTALAAELSRRGARLILTGRRRDAVEPLAKEYGARAVVADLADPEDVERLAAEAAGTEILLANAALPSSGELLDYTPDQIDRALAVNLRAPAMLARLLAPAMVEARRGHLVFVGSISGKTATKHSALYNATKFGLRGFALGLRQDLHEHGVGVSLVQPGFVREAGMFAATGAEPPAGMRTVSPRQVVAGVVRAVERNRAEVNVAPPEMRILSAIGGQFPGFSERVQRRSGGADRTVRRIVAAQRDSR from the coding sequence ATGCGCATCAACGGATCAACCGTTCTCCTCACCGGTGTCACCGGCGGCATCGGCACCGCGCTGGCCGCCGAACTGTCCCGGCGGGGCGCCCGGTTGATCCTCACGGGGCGCCGGCGCGACGCAGTCGAGCCGCTGGCCAAGGAGTACGGCGCCCGCGCCGTCGTCGCCGATCTGGCCGACCCGGAGGACGTGGAGCGCCTCGCCGCCGAGGCGGCCGGGACCGAGATCCTGCTGGCCAACGCCGCGCTGCCGTCCAGCGGCGAGTTGCTCGACTACACCCCCGACCAGATCGACCGCGCCCTGGCGGTCAACCTCCGCGCCCCCGCCATGCTGGCCCGGCTGCTCGCCCCGGCCATGGTCGAGGCCCGCCGGGGCCATCTCGTCTTCGTGGGCTCGATCTCGGGCAAGACGGCGACGAAGCACTCCGCGCTCTACAACGCCACCAAGTTCGGTCTGCGGGGCTTCGCGCTCGGACTGAGGCAGGACCTGCACGAGCACGGGGTCGGCGTGTCGCTCGTCCAGCCCGGCTTCGTCCGGGAGGCGGGCATGTTCGCGGCGACCGGGGCCGAGCCGCCCGCGGGTATGCGCACGGTCTCCCCCCGGCAGGTCGTCGCGGGGGTCGTGCGCGCCGTCGAGCGCAACCGGGCCGAAGTGAACGTGGCGCCGCCGGAGATGCGGATCCTCAGCGCGATCGGCGGCCAGTTCCCCGGTTTCTCCGAGCGCGTCCAGCGCCGCTCGGGAGGCGCCGACCGCACGGTCCGCAGGATCGTGGCGGCCCAGCGCGACAGCCGCTGA
- a CDS encoding helix-turn-helix domain-containing protein has product MVRAPLTPEERERGERLGRLLRETRGPRSMVEVAAAAGISAETLRKIETGRAPTPAFFTVAALAGALGLSMDDLVTRCALAPV; this is encoded by the coding sequence ATGGTTCGTGCGCCCCTGACCCCCGAAGAACGCGAACGCGGCGAGCGCCTCGGGCGGTTGCTGCGTGAGACCCGAGGTCCCCGGAGCATGGTGGAGGTGGCCGCCGCCGCGGGGATCTCCGCCGAGACGCTGCGCAAGATCGAGACGGGCCGCGCGCCGACGCCCGCGTTCTTCACCGTGGCGGCCCTGGCCGGCGCGCTCGGACTGTCCATGGACGACCTGGTGACGCGCTGCGCGCTCGCCCCCGTGTGA
- a CDS encoding TIGR03842 family LLM class F420-dependent oxidoreductase, with the protein MDFGLVLQTDPPASAVVGLMRRAERNGFRYGWTFDSAVLWQEPFVVYSQILEHTQKMHVGPMVTNPGTRTWEVTASTFATLNDMFGNRTVCGIGRGDSAMRVAGRSPNTLARLGEAIGVIRDLAEGREAVVDGQPVRIPWVRDGKLPVWMAAYGPKALALAGQKADGFILQLADLYLTEWMVKAVREAAAGAGRDPDAITVCVAAPAYVGDDLAHARDQCRWFGGMVGNHVADLVSRYGEHSDMVPEALTAYIKERQGYDYSHHGRAGNPSTDFVPDEIVDRFCLLGPPSAHIEKLRALRDLGVDQFAVYNMHDAKEATIDAYGAEIIPALTR; encoded by the coding sequence GTGGACTTCGGACTCGTCCTGCAGACGGACCCGCCCGCTTCGGCGGTCGTCGGTCTGATGCGGCGCGCGGAACGCAACGGCTTCCGCTACGGCTGGACGTTCGACTCGGCGGTCCTGTGGCAGGAGCCGTTCGTCGTCTACAGCCAGATCCTTGAACACACACAGAAGATGCACGTCGGCCCGATGGTCACCAATCCCGGGACCCGGACGTGGGAGGTGACGGCCTCGACCTTCGCCACCCTGAACGACATGTTCGGCAACCGCACCGTATGCGGCATCGGCCGCGGCGACTCCGCGATGCGCGTGGCCGGGCGCAGCCCCAACACCCTGGCCCGGCTGGGCGAGGCGATCGGGGTCATCCGCGATCTCGCCGAGGGCCGTGAGGCGGTCGTGGACGGGCAGCCCGTCCGGATCCCGTGGGTACGGGACGGGAAACTGCCCGTGTGGATGGCGGCGTACGGGCCGAAGGCACTCGCCCTCGCCGGGCAGAAGGCCGACGGCTTCATCCTCCAGCTCGCCGACCTCTACCTCACCGAGTGGATGGTCAAGGCCGTGCGGGAGGCGGCCGCCGGGGCCGGACGCGACCCGGACGCGATCACCGTCTGCGTGGCCGCGCCGGCGTACGTGGGTGACGACCTCGCCCACGCCCGCGACCAGTGCCGCTGGTTCGGGGGGATGGTCGGCAACCACGTCGCCGACCTGGTCTCGCGCTACGGGGAGCACTCGGACATGGTGCCGGAGGCCCTGACCGCCTACATCAAGGAGCGGCAGGGGTACGACTACAGCCACCACGGCCGGGCCGGGAACCCGTCCACCGACTTCGTGCCCGACGAGATCGTCGACCGGTTCTGCCTGCTGGGCCCGCCCTCCGCGCACATCGAGAAACTGCGGGCGCTGCGGGACCTGGGCGTGGACCAGTTCGCCGTCTACAACATGCACGACGCGAAGGAAGCGACGATCGACGCCTACGGCGCGGAGATCATCCCCGCACTCACCCGCTGA
- a CDS encoding aspartate aminotransferase family protein has product MNDLYERHRAVIPDWVALYYRQPMEITHGEGRHVWDADGNRYLDFFGGILTTMTAHALPEVTKAVSEQAGRIIHSSTLYLNRPMVELAERIAALSGIPDARVFFTTSGTEANDTALLLATAYRRSGQILAMRNSYHGRSFSAVSITGNRSWSPTTLSPVQTLYVHGGMRTRGPYAGLSDAQFVEACVADLEDLLGHTHDVAALIAEPIQGVGGFTSPPDGLYAAFREVLDRHGILWIADEVQTGWGRTGEHFWGWQAHAENGPPDILTFAKGIGNGMSLGGVVARAEVMNCIDANSISTFGGSPVTAAAGLANLSYLLEHDLQGNARRVGGLLIERLRAITAGVPAVREVRGRGLMIGIELVRPGTDEASPEAAAAVLEAAREGGLLIGKGGGHNTSVLRIAPPMSLTVAEAEEGASILERTLRSL; this is encoded by the coding sequence GTGAACGACCTGTACGAGCGGCACCGTGCCGTCATCCCCGACTGGGTCGCGCTCTACTACCGGCAGCCCATGGAGATCACCCACGGGGAGGGGCGGCACGTCTGGGACGCGGACGGCAACCGCTACCTCGACTTCTTCGGCGGCATCCTCACCACCATGACCGCCCACGCCCTCCCCGAGGTCACCAAGGCGGTCAGCGAGCAGGCCGGGCGGATCATCCACTCCTCGACGCTCTACCTCAACCGCCCCATGGTGGAGCTGGCCGAGCGCATCGCCGCCCTGTCCGGGATCCCCGACGCCCGGGTCTTCTTCACCACCTCGGGCACCGAGGCCAACGACACCGCCCTGCTGCTGGCCACCGCGTACCGCAGGTCCGGCCAGATCCTGGCCATGCGCAACAGCTACCACGGCCGTTCCTTCTCGGCGGTCTCCATCACCGGCAACCGCTCGTGGTCGCCGACGACGCTCTCCCCGGTGCAGACCCTGTACGTGCACGGGGGCATGCGCACCCGCGGTCCCTACGCGGGGCTCTCCGACGCCCAGTTCGTCGAGGCGTGCGTCGCCGACCTGGAGGACCTGCTCGGCCACACCCACGACGTGGCCGCGCTGATCGCCGAGCCGATCCAGGGCGTCGGCGGCTTCACCTCCCCGCCCGACGGGCTGTACGCCGCGTTCCGCGAAGTCCTCGACCGCCACGGGATCCTGTGGATCGCCGACGAGGTGCAGACCGGCTGGGGCCGGACGGGCGAGCACTTCTGGGGCTGGCAGGCGCACGCGGAGAACGGCCCGCCGGACATCCTCACCTTCGCCAAGGGCATCGGCAACGGGATGTCGCTGGGCGGCGTCGTGGCCCGGGCCGAGGTGATGAACTGCATCGACGCCAACTCCATCTCCACGTTCGGCGGTTCACCCGTCACCGCGGCCGCGGGCCTCGCGAACCTCTCGTACCTGCTGGAGCACGACCTGCAGGGCAACGCGCGGCGCGTCGGCGGGCTGCTCATCGAACGGCTCCGCGCCATCACGGCCGGGGTCCCCGCCGTGCGCGAGGTGCGCGGACGCGGACTGATGATCGGCATCGAACTGGTCCGGCCCGGCACGGACGAGGCGTCCCCGGAGGCCGCCGCCGCCGTGCTCGAAGCCGCTCGCGAAGGCGGACTGCTCATCGGGAAGGGCGGCGGCCACAACACCAGCGTGCTGAGGATCGCGCCACCGATGTCCCTCACCGTCGCCGAGGCGGAAGAGGGCGCCTCGATCCTCGAACGCACCCTGCGCAGCCTCTAG